A part of Brassica rapa cultivar Chiifu-401-42 chromosome A05, CAAS_Brap_v3.01, whole genome shotgun sequence genomic DNA contains:
- the LOC103868330 gene encoding transcription factor bHLH77 isoform X3 has translation MDKETEETLNYLLPFGDGNDPMMISDFVGRFCDTQEFPVGFPYLGHFGHSQVQESNKSSLLDPGSVSGTGKTRPNSRKRKESPASNSKMQEENNAAVAGKQNETEKGENKDKEKLSEPYKDYIHVRARRGQATDSHSIAERARREKISARMKLLQDLVPGCNRITGKAVMLDEIINYVESLQRQVQFLSMKLATINPRTEFNAANAMLSAELGESLSCSESRFPSEYLAVGKNILSEGFVQAEAPAFWENDLQSIVHMGFRDCQQQSINCSEPTVQMKIEPER, from the exons ATGGATAAGGAAACAGAGGAAACCCTTAACTATTTATTACCCTTTGGAGATGGAAACGACCCGATGATGATCAGTGACTTTGTTGGAAGGTTTTGCGACACGCAAGAGTTCCCTGTTGGATTCCCGTATCTCGGTCACTTCGGACACAGTCAGGTTCAGGAGAGCAACAAGAGCTCGTTACTGGATCCAGGTTCGGTTTCTGGAACAGGTAAGACCAGACCCAACTCCAGGAAGAGGAAGGAGTCTCCAGCTTCCAACTCCAAG ATGCAGGAAGAGAACAATGCAGCTGTGGCTGGCAAGCAGAATGAGACTGAAAAGGGCGAAAACAAGGACAAGGAGAAACTTTCTGAGCCATACAAGGACTATATACATGTAAGAGCAAGAAGAGGTCAGGCAACTGATAGCCACAGTATCGCGGAAAGG GCGAGAAGAGAAAAGATTAGTGCGAGAATGAAGTTGCTTCAAGATTTGGTCCCTGGTTGCAACCGGATTACTGGAAAAGCCGTTATGCTTGATGAGATTATCAATTATGTGGAGTCATTGCAAAGACAAGTCCAG TTCTTGTCTATGAAGTTAGCAACTATAAATCCAAGAACGGAGTTCAATGCTGCTAATGCTATGTTATCTGCAGAG CTGGGAGAATCATTATCTTGTTCAGAGTCAAGATTTCCTTCAGAGTATTTAGCTGTTGGCAAGAACATTCTTAGTGAAGGATTTGTTCAAGCTGAG GCGCCAGCTTTCTGGGAAAACGATCTGCAGAGTATTGTTCATATGGGTTTCAGAGATTGTCAGCAACAGAGCATCAACT GTTCCGAACCTACGGTTCAGATGAAAATTGAGCCAGAGAGATGA
- the LOC103868330 gene encoding transcription factor bHLH77 isoform X2, with product MDKETEETLNYLLPFGDGNDPMMISDFVGRFCDTQEFPVGFPYLGHFGHSQVQESNKSSLLDPGSVSGTGKTRPNSRKRKESPASNSKEENNAAVAGKQNETEKGENKDKEKLSEPYKDYIHVRARRGQATDSHSIAERARREKISARMKLLQDLVPGCNRITGKAVMLDEIINYVESLQRQVQFLSMKLATINPRTEFNAANAMLSAEMLQLGESLSCSESRFPSEYLAVGKNILSEGFVQAEAPAFWENDLQSIVHMGFRDCQQQSINCSEPTVQMKIEPER from the exons ATGGATAAGGAAACAGAGGAAACCCTTAACTATTTATTACCCTTTGGAGATGGAAACGACCCGATGATGATCAGTGACTTTGTTGGAAGGTTTTGCGACACGCAAGAGTTCCCTGTTGGATTCCCGTATCTCGGTCACTTCGGACACAGTCAGGTTCAGGAGAGCAACAAGAGCTCGTTACTGGATCCAGGTTCGGTTTCTGGAACAGGTAAGACCAGACCCAACTCCAGGAAGAGGAAGGAGTCTCCAGCTTCCAACTCCAAG GAAGAGAACAATGCAGCTGTGGCTGGCAAGCAGAATGAGACTGAAAAGGGCGAAAACAAGGACAAGGAGAAACTTTCTGAGCCATACAAGGACTATATACATGTAAGAGCAAGAAGAGGTCAGGCAACTGATAGCCACAGTATCGCGGAAAGG GCGAGAAGAGAAAAGATTAGTGCGAGAATGAAGTTGCTTCAAGATTTGGTCCCTGGTTGCAACCGGATTACTGGAAAAGCCGTTATGCTTGATGAGATTATCAATTATGTGGAGTCATTGCAAAGACAAGTCCAG TTCTTGTCTATGAAGTTAGCAACTATAAATCCAAGAACGGAGTTCAATGCTGCTAATGCTATGTTATCTGCAGAG ATGTTGCAGCTGGGAGAATCATTATCTTGTTCAGAGTCAAGATTTCCTTCAGAGTATTTAGCTGTTGGCAAGAACATTCTTAGTGAAGGATTTGTTCAAGCTGAG GCGCCAGCTTTCTGGGAAAACGATCTGCAGAGTATTGTTCATATGGGTTTCAGAGATTGTCAGCAACAGAGCATCAACT GTTCCGAACCTACGGTTCAGATGAAAATTGAGCCAGAGAGATGA
- the LOC103868329 gene encoding uncharacterized protein At4g14100, producing the protein MAIRRTPMVILIFLVFISGAQIATADEPVPAPWPHQFHALLFMNYSGDLSMIDLWYDWPNGRNFNIIQEQLGAITYDLEWNNGTSFFYTLDSSKSCRSAQLEVGILRPNWLDGANYLGQQLVNGFHCNVWEKVDFIWYYEDVETKRPVQWIFYTGREAHVMTFEVGAVLEDEKWQAPVYCFNKEKKSLSTEGSLREFRGYKGMAVS; encoded by the exons ATGGCTATCAGACGAACACCGATGGTAATCCTCATCTTCCTCGTCTTTATCTCCGGCGCCCAAATCGCTACCGCTGATGAGCCGGTCCCTGCGCCATGGCCACACCAATTTCATGCACTACTGTTCATGAATTACTCCGGAGACCTCTCGATGATTGACCTTTGGTACGACTGGCCCAACGGTCGTAATTTCAATATCATCCAGGAGCAGCTCGGTGCCATCACCTACGACCTCGAATGGAACAACGGCACCTCCTTCTTCTACACCCTCGACAGCTCTAAATCGTGCCGCTCAGCTCAACTTGAG gTTGGAATCCTGCGACCAAACTGGCTAGATGGAGCCAACTATCTAGGCCAACAACTTGTTAATGGGTTTCACTGCAATGTATGGGAGAAAGTAGACTTTATATGGTACTATGAGGATGTCGAAACCAAGAGACCCGTTCAGTGGATCTTCTATACAG GGAGGGAGGCTCATGTGATGACGTTTGAGGTTGGCGCGGTTCTTGAGGATGAGAAATGGCAAGCGCCGGTGTATTGTTTCaacaaagagaagaagagtTTATCAACTGAAGGATCTTTAAGAGAGTTTAGAGGATACAAAGGAATGGCTGTTTCGTAA
- the LOC103868330 gene encoding transcription factor bHLH77 isoform X1: MDKETEETLNYLLPFGDGNDPMMISDFVGRFCDTQEFPVGFPYLGHFGHSQVQESNKSSLLDPGSVSGTGKTRPNSRKRKESPASNSKMQEENNAAVAGKQNETEKGENKDKEKLSEPYKDYIHVRARRGQATDSHSIAERARREKISARMKLLQDLVPGCNRITGKAVMLDEIINYVESLQRQVQFLSMKLATINPRTEFNAANAMLSAEMLQLGESLSCSESRFPSEYLAVGKNILSEGFVQAEAPAFWENDLQSIVHMGFRDCQQQSINCSEPTVQMKIEPER; the protein is encoded by the exons ATGGATAAGGAAACAGAGGAAACCCTTAACTATTTATTACCCTTTGGAGATGGAAACGACCCGATGATGATCAGTGACTTTGTTGGAAGGTTTTGCGACACGCAAGAGTTCCCTGTTGGATTCCCGTATCTCGGTCACTTCGGACACAGTCAGGTTCAGGAGAGCAACAAGAGCTCGTTACTGGATCCAGGTTCGGTTTCTGGAACAGGTAAGACCAGACCCAACTCCAGGAAGAGGAAGGAGTCTCCAGCTTCCAACTCCAAG ATGCAGGAAGAGAACAATGCAGCTGTGGCTGGCAAGCAGAATGAGACTGAAAAGGGCGAAAACAAGGACAAGGAGAAACTTTCTGAGCCATACAAGGACTATATACATGTAAGAGCAAGAAGAGGTCAGGCAACTGATAGCCACAGTATCGCGGAAAGG GCGAGAAGAGAAAAGATTAGTGCGAGAATGAAGTTGCTTCAAGATTTGGTCCCTGGTTGCAACCGGATTACTGGAAAAGCCGTTATGCTTGATGAGATTATCAATTATGTGGAGTCATTGCAAAGACAAGTCCAG TTCTTGTCTATGAAGTTAGCAACTATAAATCCAAGAACGGAGTTCAATGCTGCTAATGCTATGTTATCTGCAGAG ATGTTGCAGCTGGGAGAATCATTATCTTGTTCAGAGTCAAGATTTCCTTCAGAGTATTTAGCTGTTGGCAAGAACATTCTTAGTGAAGGATTTGTTCAAGCTGAG GCGCCAGCTTTCTGGGAAAACGATCTGCAGAGTATTGTTCATATGGGTTTCAGAGATTGTCAGCAACAGAGCATCAACT GTTCCGAACCTACGGTTCAGATGAAAATTGAGCCAGAGAGATGA